The sequence TGCTGGAGCTGAACAAGGCTGGCACGACAATCGTGATGGTCACCCACTCGGTGCACTATGCCGAGTACTGCCACCGCACGGTGCACCTGTTAGACGGCCGCGTGGTGACCGAGAACGTGCGGGAGGTGCTGGGTGTTTAGCAACTATCTTAAGGTGGCGCTGCGGAACATTCTGCGGCACAAGTTATACTCGGCCATAAACATTGCAGGCCTGGCCGTGGGCATAGCCGCTTTCATGGTAATTGTGCTCTGGGTACAGTTTAATCTCTCCTTCGACGGCTTCCACAAAAACGCGGACCGTATTTATAAAGTCATCAACATCCTGAATTTCGGTGGCAGAAGCCCGCAGCATGTCGGCCTGACTCCTCCACCGATGGGGCCGAGCCTGCTGAACGACTACCCGGAAGTGGAAGCCTATTGCCGGATTATGGGAACCGGCAGACTGACTATAGAAAAACAGGGCAAGCCGATTTATATCAAGAGTTATTCTACTGTCGATTCCACGATTTTCGACATCTTTACTTTCGAGGCGCTGGCTGGCGATCTGAAATCCTCGCTTTCGGAACCGAATAGCCTGGTGCTGACTGATGAGACAGCGCAACATATTTTCGGAAACCGCAATCCGGTTGGAGAACACCTGAAGACAGTCGATGGGCAGGAATGCAAGGTCACGGCCGTGGTGAAAAAGTTCCCACGCAACTCGCATTTCCAGTTCGACGCACTAATGTCGTTCAGTACGGTAAAGGCAGAATGGCTGGACAATTACAGCAATTGCGCCTTGAACACCTACCTTCTGCTTAAAAAAGGCACAGACCCACGGGCACTGGAAGCCAAGCTTCCCGGGTTCATGAAGAAGTACTCGCCGGAATTCGCGGACAATTTCATCTTTTATTTGCAGCCCCTGCGGGAGATCCACTTGCACTCGGCCCGGATCAACTACCAGATGAACTGGAATCCGATGGACAAGAGCTATGTGCAAATCTTTTCCGCCGTGGCCGTGCTGATCCTGGTCATCGCCTGCCTCAATTTCATGAACCTGGCCACCGCGCGCTCAGCCCGGCGCACACGGGAGGTGGGCCTGCGCAAGGTTCTGGGA is a genomic window of bacterium containing:
- a CDS encoding ABC transporter ATP-binding protein — its product is LELNKAGTTIVMVTHSVHYAEYCHRTVHLLDGRVVTENVREVLGV